A window of the Lonchura striata isolate bLonStr1 chromosome 35, bLonStr1.mat, whole genome shotgun sequence genome harbors these coding sequences:
- the ELOB gene encoding elongin-B isoform X2, with protein MDVFLMIRRHKTTIFTEAKESSTVLELKRIVQGILHRPPHEQRLYKDDQLLEDSKTLGDCGFTSQTARPQAPATVGLALRSGEESFEGLRIEPFSSPPELPDVMKPQDSTGAATDPPLP; from the exons ATG GACGTGTTCCTGATGATCCGGCGGCACAAGACGACGATCTTCACCGAGGCCAAGGAGTCCTCGACCGTGCTGGAGCTGAAGAGAATCGTGCAGGGGATCCTGCACCGCCCGCCCCACGAGCAGCGCCTCTACAAG GACGATCAGCTCCTGGAGGACTCCAAGACTTTGGGCGACTGCGGCTTCACCAGCCAGACCGCCCGGCCCCAGGCCCCGGCCACCGTGGGGCTGGCGCTGCGCAGCGGCG AGGAGTCCTTCGAGGGGCTGCGCATCGAGCCCTTCTCCAGCCCCCCGGAGCTGCCGGACGTGATGAAGCCCCAGGACTCCACCGGGGCCGCCACCGACCcccccctgccctga
- the ELOB gene encoding elongin-B isoform X1, translating into MDVFLMIRRHKTTIFTEAKESSTVLELKRIVQGILHRPPHEQRLYKDDQLLEDSKTLGDCGFTSQTARPQAPATVGLALRSGAEESFEGLRIEPFSSPPELPDVMKPQDSTGAATDPPLP; encoded by the exons ATG GACGTGTTCCTGATGATCCGGCGGCACAAGACGACGATCTTCACCGAGGCCAAGGAGTCCTCGACCGTGCTGGAGCTGAAGAGAATCGTGCAGGGGATCCTGCACCGCCCGCCCCACGAGCAGCGCCTCTACAAG GACGATCAGCTCCTGGAGGACTCCAAGACTTTGGGCGACTGCGGCTTCACCAGCCAGACCGCCCGGCCCCAGGCCCCGGCCACCGTGGGGCTGGCGCTGCGCAGCGGCG CAGAGGAGTCCTTCGAGGGGCTGCGCATCGAGCCCTTCTCCAGCCCCCCGGAGCTGCCGGACGTGATGAAGCCCCAGGACTCCACCGGGGCCGCCACCGACCcccccctgccctga